One window of the Anopheles cruzii chromosome 2, idAnoCruzAS_RS32_06, whole genome shotgun sequence genome contains the following:
- the LOC128278844 gene encoding ficolin-2-like, with translation MVGFGATNTGAAKYGVRPPPVTPAPLIRGSGSNSIDKCGCHQIVAKLKKVESNLLKLILNLRNKYGAVYSELLDMKKNVKSVSWYVSQTSATGDSMNDQLVGASMNLSQIMQYIRDLTISQQSLVTKTFLTESLLDLEGRPGGSGGPPPVGPESDIVYTSCDDVRITETGTYIVQDAFEKPAKVICVLDLGPGAYTVFQNRQDGSTDFYHAYKEYKAGFGDFDGGDYWLGLDNIYRMTNSGDYELFIVLEDFEKNVTFARYDDFAIGSGSDFYPITKLGSYSGAAGDSLSGVVGVLFSTFDLDLDNSESNCAVTDRGAWWYTDCGMSNLNGLYLKGLSGGTTGMFWETFRGANYSLKKSRMMVKRKQDTTTTSSSTTTDTTTDTTTPSTTDSMSTESTSTDSSSTDSTTSSTTTATSSSTNEVTGQTTTTEMPTTML, from the exons ATGGTTGGTTTTGGTGCCACCAACACCGGTGCGGCAAAATACGGTGTAAGACCACCGCCAGTAACTCCTGCGCCCCTCATACGCGGAAGTGGCAGTAACAGTATCGACAAGTGTGGATGCCATCAAATCGTGGCAAAACTGAAAAAAGTCGAATCAAATCTGCTAAAGCTCATTCTGAATCTGCGCAACAAGTATGGCGCCGTGTACAGCGAGCTGCTCGATATGAAGAAGAACGTCAAGAGTGTGTCCTGGTACGTAAGTCAAACATCAGCCACCGGAGACTCCATGAATGACCAGCTGGTAGGCGCTTCCATGAACTTGTCGCAAATCATGCAATATATCAG AGATCTGACCATCAGTCAGCAAAGCTTGGTAACCAAGACGTTCTTGACTGAGTCGCTACTGGATCTGGAGGGGCGTCCCGGGGGCAGTGGGGGGCCTCCTCCAGTCGGTCCGGAGAGTGACATCGTCTACACGTCTTGCGACGACGTGCGCATCACTGAGACTGGTACCTACATCGTGCAGGATGCCTTCGAGAAGCCGGCGAAGGTGATTTGTGTTCTAGATCTTGGGCCAGGAGCATACACCGTATTCCAGAACCGACAGGACGGTTCCACCGATTTCTACCACGCGTATAAAGAGTACAAGGCCGGTTTTGGAGACTTCGATGGTGGTGACTACTGGCTTGGTCTGGATAACATCTACAGAATGACCAACTCTGGTGACTACGAACTGTTCATCGTGTTGGAGGACTTCGAGAAGAACGTCACCTTTGCTCGGTACGATGACTTTGCGATTGGCTCGGGCAGTGATTTCTATCCGATCACCAAACTGGGCAGCTACAGTGGCGCGGCAGGAGACTCGCTCAgtggggtggtgggggtgCTGTTCAGTACTTTCGACTTAGATCTTGACAACAGCGAAAGCAACTGCGCCGTAACTGACCGCGGTGCTTGGTGGTACACCGACTGCGGCATGAG CAACCTGAACGGTCTCTACCTGAAGGGCCTATCAGGTGGTACCACCGGTATGTTCTGGGAAACATTCCGTGGAGCCAACTACAGCTTGAAGAAGAGCCGAATGATGGTTAAACGCAAGCAAGATACTACGACGACATCAAGCTCTACGACGACAGACACAACAACGGACACAACAACACCCTCGACAACGGATTCTATGTCCACAGAGTCAA